The DNA sequence GACCTGTTCGGCCTATGCGGTGAATATAGTCGCCAGGAACGTCGGGTGTGTCGAAGTTTATCACGTGGGTAACGTCCGACAGGTCGAGACCACGGGCAATAATGTCGGTGGCAATGAGCACTCGGATGGTGCCATCTTCCAGCCTTTTAAGCGCGTTGATACGCTGGTTCTGTGCCTTGTTGGAGTGGATTACGCCAAGCTGGTCGGGAAACTTCTCCTCCAGCTGTTCGTGCAGCCTGTCGGCAAGCTTCTTGGTGGCCACAAATACCAGCACCTTGGTCATCTCCGGCTCATTCCTGAGCAGCCACTCCATCAGGTTTACCTTGGTAAAAAAGTTGGGAACGTGGTAACCACGCTGGATAATCTTTTCGAGCGGGGTGCCGTGGGCGGCAATTTCTATGGTGAGAGGATTGTCGAAAAAGGCGGCGATAACCTCACGTACCTCGTTTGTAAGCGTTGCCGAAAACATGAGGTTCTGCCTACGGGGTGGGAGTGAGTCGAGCAAGTTCATGAGCTGTGGTCGGAAGCCCAGGTTGAGCATCTCGTCCACCTC is a window from the Williamwhitmania sp. genome containing:
- a CDS encoding DEAD/DEAH box helicase, whose product is MTFDELNLTKPLLNAIADVGYENPTPIQEKAFPVIMSGRDVVGIAQTGTGKTLAYLLPMLRQLSYSEQRHPRILVVVPTRELVLQVIKELEWITKYMTVRHLGVYGGTNINTQKQKVYNGVDVLVATPGRLVDLALCGLLRLKSIQKLVIDEVDEMLNLGFRPQLMNLLDSLPPRRQNLMFSATLTNEVREVIAAFFDNPLTIEIAAHGTPLEKIIQRGYHVPNFFTKVNLMEWLLRNEPEMTKVLVFVATKKLADRLHEQLEEKFPDQLGVIHSNKAQNQRINALKRLEDGTIRVLIATDIIARGLDLSDVTHVINFDTPDVPGDYIHRIGRTG